CTTTCGCAAAGACGTGCCGCAACGCTACGCACTGGATGCGCTACAGGAACCCAAAACCGCGATCCGGGACCGCGCCACCTTCATCGTCGGCGGCTGGACGCTGCTGATACTGCTGGTCGGGCTTTTCGCGCTGGAGCCAATGGGCATCCCGGTCAGCGCAGTGGCCGCAGCCTGTGCGGCAATCCTCTTTGCCGTCGCCGCCAAGGGGCACAGAATCTCGACTCGCCGCGTGCTGCGCGAAGCGCCGTGGCAGATTGTGGTGTTCTCGCTGGGCATGTACCTGGTGGTGTATGGCCTGAAGAATGCCGGGCTGACAGATCTGCTGGCCCAACTGCTCAACCGCCTGGCCGAACAGGGGCTGTGGACTGCCACCCTGGGCACAGGCCTGTTGGCGGCGCTGCTGTCGTCGGTGATGAACAACATGCCCAGCGTACTGATCGGCGCACTGTCGATCCAGGCCAGCGACGCGCAGGGGCTGGTTCGCGAAGCGATGATCTACGCCAACGTCATTGGCTGCGACCTCGGCCCGAAAATCACCCCCATCGGCAGCCTCGCCACACTGCTCTGGCTGCACGTGCTGGAGCGCAAAGGCATGCGCATCACCTGGGGTTATTACTTCAAGGTCGGCATCCTGCTGACCCTTCCGGTTCTGTTGATCACCCTTTCGGCTCTGGCCCTGCGCCTGAGCCTCTAATGCCGCCACAAGCGGCAGGAGCAACCCATGCGAGTCCTGTTCATGTGCACGGCCAACAGTTGCCGCAGCATCCTTTCAGAGGCGATGTTCAATCACCTCGCCCCCTGGGGTTTCGAGGCGGTGAGCTCCGGGAGCTTCCCCAAAGGCCAGGTGTTGCCGCGCAGCCTGTCCACCTTGCAGCAGGCCGGGATGTCGATTGACGGCTTGTACAGCAAAGGCAACAACGCTTTCGAAGGCAACCCGCCGGACATCGTGATCACCGTCTGCGACAAGGCCGCCGGCGAAAGCTGCCCGGTGTATTTCGGCCCGGCGCTGAAAGCCCATTGGGGGCTGGAAGATCCGTCCGATGTGACGGGTGACGAAGCGGCGGTTGACGCTGCCTTCCGCGCCACGTTGGCGCGTATCGAACAACGC
This genomic stretch from Pseudomonas deceptionensis harbors:
- a CDS encoding arsenic transporter, coding for MIVAVAVFVFTLVLVIWQPKGLGVGWSATLGAVIALAVGAVSLQDIPTVWAIVWNATATFIAVIIISLLLDEAGFFEWAALHVARWAKGSGHRLFAFCVLLGAAVSAVFANDGAALILTPIVMSMLLALRFSPGATLAFVMAAGFIADTASLPLVVSNLVNIVSADYFQLGFAEYASVMVPVSLVSVAATLLVLFVYFRKDVPQRYALDALQEPKTAIRDRATFIVGGWTLLILLVGLFALEPMGIPVSAVAAACAAILFAVAAKGHRISTRRVLREAPWQIVVFSLGMYLVVYGLKNAGLTDLLAQLLNRLAEQGLWTATLGTGLLAALLSSVMNNMPSVLIGALSIQASDAQGLVREAMIYANVIGCDLGPKITPIGSLATLLWLHVLERKGMRITWGYYFKVGILLTLPVLLITLSALALRLSL
- a CDS encoding arsenate reductase ArsC, with protein sequence MRVLFMCTANSCRSILSEAMFNHLAPWGFEAVSSGSFPKGQVLPRSLSTLQQAGMSIDGLYSKGNNAFEGNPPDIVITVCDKAAGESCPVYFGPALKAHWGLEDPSDVTGDEAAVDAAFRATLARIEQRCKAFFELPFNRLSRDELKAGLDRIGML